In one Nitrospira sp. genomic region, the following are encoded:
- a CDS encoding diaminopimelate epimerase produces MKNGFFRGHGLGNDYVVMDPKELSFKLTPGKIRGICDRHWGLGSDGILALVPSKKADFGLRIYNPDGSEAEKSGNGLRIFARYLHATGKTKKRAFTVETKGGLVSIALHVDRHGDAASATVEMGQATFQPAALPCTLDMDELIQAPIKAAGRSLRFTGVSVGNPHCVVFKEKGESWTREDLLIFGPALENHLLFPKRTNVQLAVPTGPKEIFILIWERGAGETQASGSSSCAAASAAVKLGLVKGPVTVTMPGGTLNIEVAEDFSLTMKGPVAEVARGTLSPSFVRGLR; encoded by the coding sequence ATGAAGAACGGGTTTTTTCGCGGACACGGACTCGGCAACGACTATGTGGTGATGGATCCCAAGGAACTCAGCTTCAAGCTGACTCCCGGGAAAATCCGCGGCATCTGCGATCGTCATTGGGGTCTGGGCAGCGACGGCATCCTGGCGCTCGTGCCTTCCAAGAAGGCGGACTTCGGCCTGCGAATCTACAATCCGGACGGCAGCGAGGCCGAAAAGTCCGGCAACGGGCTACGCATCTTTGCTCGCTACCTGCATGCCACCGGCAAGACCAAGAAGCGTGCATTCACGGTCGAGACCAAGGGTGGCCTGGTGTCCATTGCGCTGCATGTGGACCGCCATGGAGATGCCGCCTCCGCCACTGTCGAGATGGGCCAGGCGACGTTCCAACCGGCAGCACTTCCCTGTACCCTCGACATGGACGAGTTGATCCAAGCGCCGATCAAGGCCGCTGGCCGGTCGCTCCGGTTCACCGGCGTCAGTGTCGGCAATCCTCATTGCGTGGTCTTCAAGGAGAAGGGCGAATCCTGGACCCGTGAGGACCTGCTCATCTTTGGCCCCGCCCTGGAAAACCACCTCCTGTTTCCCAAACGGACCAACGTGCAACTGGCCGTACCGACCGGCCCCAAGGAAATCTTTATCCTGATCTGGGAGCGCGGCGCCGGGGAGACTCAGGCCTCCGGCTCTTCCTCCTGTGCTGCGGCAAGTGCCGCCGTCAAACTCGGGCTCGTCAAGGGTCCCGTCACGGTCACGATGCCGGGGGGCACGCTCAACATCGAGGTCGCCGAAGATTTCAGCCTGACCATGAAGGGACCAGTGGCGGAAGTCGCCCGGGGAACGCTCAGTCCGTCCTTCGTGCGAGGACTTCGTTAA
- a CDS encoding site-2 protease family protein, translating into MQGPDWKIGQVFGIPIHVHASWLFVFFFVTWSLATGYLPDVLPGLSEPRYWAMGGVAALLLFASVLLHELGHSLVALRYRIPISQITLFIFGGVAQMRKEPPHPLAEFLIAIAGPIVSFLLAGLCLGLVAFLEWIPAGVSLHGLTALGTLLGMVNTQLGLFNLLPGFPLDGGRALRAGLWAWSKDYYRATSQAALVGLLFGVSFGLFGALLLVGGLSGTTSSSLASSGGWIVLLGAFLFSAARGSRKQAAIRSSLASVPVRELMVANVVALSPDITVEEAVNQYFLPYGYGGFPVVQDGRLVGVVGVRDVQAVRNSLWAFRRVADIMQTSDDEMVVSPDLSAMQALERMLALGAERLVVVHDGQLLGLVTRASIGHFIEQRHPSGLSASS; encoded by the coding sequence ATGCAGGGGCCGGATTGGAAAATCGGACAGGTCTTCGGCATTCCCATCCACGTGCATGCCTCGTGGCTCTTCGTCTTTTTCTTTGTCACCTGGTCATTGGCGACCGGCTATCTGCCGGACGTGTTGCCCGGTTTGTCGGAGCCGCGATATTGGGCAATGGGTGGCGTGGCGGCTTTGTTGTTGTTTGCCTCCGTTCTGCTGCATGAACTCGGTCATTCGTTGGTAGCGCTGCGGTATCGCATTCCGATCAGTCAAATTACGCTCTTCATTTTCGGCGGCGTCGCGCAAATGCGTAAGGAGCCGCCGCATCCCCTGGCCGAATTCCTTATCGCCATTGCCGGTCCGATCGTGAGTTTTCTCCTGGCGGGGCTGTGTCTCGGGTTGGTGGCATTCTTGGAATGGATTCCGGCCGGAGTGTCCCTGCATGGGCTTACGGCGCTGGGCACCTTGCTGGGGATGGTCAATACGCAGTTGGGGCTGTTTAACCTGCTGCCGGGGTTTCCGTTGGATGGCGGGCGCGCGTTGCGGGCCGGTTTGTGGGCCTGGAGCAAAGATTACTACCGTGCGACAAGCCAAGCAGCACTGGTGGGCTTGCTGTTCGGGGTGAGCTTCGGGCTGTTCGGCGCCTTGTTGCTCGTCGGTGGTCTGTCCGGTACGACTTCCAGTTCGTTGGCGAGCAGCGGGGGATGGATCGTGCTGCTGGGGGCGTTTCTGTTTTCGGCTGCACGAGGAAGTCGTAAACAAGCGGCCATCCGTTCGTCACTGGCCTCGGTGCCGGTCCGCGAGTTGATGGTCGCCAATGTGGTGGCCCTATCCCCGGACATCACGGTGGAAGAAGCCGTCAATCAGTATTTCCTGCCCTATGGGTACGGGGGATTCCCGGTGGTTCAGGATGGCCGCCTGGTCGGCGTGGTTGGCGTGCGTGACGTCCAGGCCGTCAGGAATTCCTTGTGGGCGTTCCGTCGCGTGGCCGATATCATGCAGACGTCCGACGACGAGATGGTTGTCTCGCCGGACCTGTCTGCCATGCAGGCGCTGGAACGGATGTTGGCGCTTGGCGCCGAACGTCTCGTGGTGGTGCATGATGGGCAATTGCTGGGGTTGGTGACTCGCGCGTCAATCGGGCACTTCATTGAACAACGCCATCCTTCCGGACTGTCTGCTTCTTCGTGA
- a CDS encoding polysaccharide deacetylase family protein: MFRIPGLMGVIVLLGLVRGLAVDHAQAQVIKAGPTSCPAVALTYDLCPVRTASGFDRELIDFLIAHKVPATFFMSGRWMAKHDAEVKELLAVPFFEIGTHGDVHAHLPMHEMKEQQQEIMGPVRALKNTYGRPAILFRPPYGEYNDVTVEAVKALGLRFILWNIESGDPDPTLSADAILSRVQKRLTPGSVIVLHANGKGKHTREVTEALAGNLLGKKGLRAMTVSDLLQCNQPTSDPTH, from the coding sequence ATGTTTCGAATACCTGGCCTGATGGGTGTGATCGTCCTTCTCGGACTTGTCAGGGGTCTGGCCGTCGACCACGCACAGGCCCAAGTCATCAAGGCCGGCCCGACCTCCTGCCCCGCCGTGGCGTTGACCTACGATCTCTGCCCGGTGCGCACCGCCTCAGGATTTGATCGCGAACTGATCGACTTCCTCATTGCACACAAGGTGCCGGCCACATTTTTCATGTCCGGGCGCTGGATGGCCAAGCACGATGCCGAAGTCAAAGAACTCCTGGCTGTCCCCTTTTTCGAGATCGGCACGCACGGCGATGTCCATGCGCACCTTCCTATGCATGAGATGAAGGAGCAGCAGCAAGAGATCATGGGGCCGGTGCGTGCCCTCAAGAACACCTACGGCCGGCCGGCCATCCTGTTTCGACCGCCGTATGGGGAGTATAACGACGTGACCGTAGAGGCCGTGAAGGCGCTCGGCCTGCGATTCATCTTGTGGAACATCGAGTCCGGCGACCCGGACCCCACCCTCAGCGCCGACGCGATCCTCTCGCGTGTGCAGAAACGGCTCACGCCCGGCAGCGTGATCGTGCTGCATGCCAACGGAAAGGGCAAACACACTCGAGAAGTGACAGAGGCCTTGGCCGGAAACCTGCTGGGAAAGAAAGGCCTACGCGCGATGACCGTATCGGATCTCCTGCAATGCAACCAACCGACGAGCGACCCCACACACTGA
- a CDS encoding VOC family protein has translation MCVKKLLHTRMRVSDMDQTIRFYQDVLGLEVLERKVSPRGSHLAFLKVPNSEELIELCSFSASGPVRVQEDLVHLAFEVENLDETIRSLQSKQVAITDGPTHTSSGSRFIFIDAPDGYEVELIERPPGTTLV, from the coding sequence ATGTGCGTGAAAAAGCTCCTCCATACCCGCATGCGCGTGAGCGACATGGATCAGACGATCCGGTTCTACCAGGACGTCCTAGGTCTGGAGGTGCTGGAGCGCAAGGTCTCCCCTCGCGGCTCTCATCTCGCCTTCCTGAAAGTCCCCAACAGCGAAGAACTCATCGAACTGTGCAGCTTTTCTGCGAGCGGCCCTGTCAGGGTACAGGAAGATCTCGTCCACCTCGCGTTTGAAGTCGAAAATTTGGACGAGACGATCCGGAGTTTACAGTCGAAACAGGTGGCGATCACCGACGGCCCGACGCACACCTCTTCCGGGAGCCGGTTCATCTTCATCGATGCGCCCGATGGGTACGAGGTCGAACTCATTGAACGACCGCCCGGCACGACGCTGGTGTAA
- a CDS encoding YihY/virulence factor BrkB family protein: protein MTELTFLSNVFDTFRRRGCPSLAASLAFYSILSLFPMVFLLLYGISFIVSQDVIGYQFLLGFLKGFLPSMGERLARDIRRVAEQEEVRWAVFLAFGWFGALVFYELDYAMNTVFGTAAKRHPLISTLVAVALIWMLGLLTLISFVATQAIDLLTAYAPRFLGMNLVAIAAHDFLIAYTLPFLLAFASVTCLYRFLPHQRPTWREATIGGAVFSLLWVSAKVLFVTYLEDAAVYTQLYGSLLEVVLLLLWVYYSSALVLLGAVVTHECQCRRPVTLDDSAILPG, encoded by the coding sequence ATGACTGAACTGACATTTCTCTCGAACGTGTTCGATACCTTCCGGCGACGAGGCTGTCCCAGTCTGGCCGCCTCGTTGGCGTTCTACTCGATCCTCTCCCTCTTCCCGATGGTGTTCCTACTGCTGTACGGCATCAGTTTCATCGTGAGCCAGGATGTGATTGGGTATCAATTCCTGCTCGGGTTTCTGAAGGGCTTTCTCCCCAGCATGGGCGAACGGCTAGCCAGGGACATCAGGCGTGTGGCGGAACAGGAAGAAGTGCGATGGGCCGTCTTTCTTGCCTTCGGATGGTTCGGCGCGTTGGTGTTCTACGAACTCGACTACGCCATGAACACCGTCTTCGGAACAGCGGCCAAGCGCCATCCCTTGATCTCAACGCTGGTGGCAGTCGCGTTGATCTGGATGTTGGGACTCTTGACGCTGATCTCCTTCGTGGCGACCCAGGCGATCGACCTCCTGACGGCCTATGCCCCGCGCTTCCTCGGCATGAACCTGGTGGCCATCGCCGCGCACGATTTTTTGATTGCGTATACGCTGCCGTTCCTGCTGGCCTTCGCCTCCGTCACTTGTTTGTATCGCTTTCTTCCTCACCAGCGGCCAACCTGGCGCGAAGCGACGATCGGCGGCGCGGTATTCAGTCTCCTCTGGGTCTCCGCCAAGGTTCTCTTCGTCACCTATTTGGAAGACGCTGCCGTCTACACGCAACTGTATGGTTCACTGCTCGAGGTCGTCTTGCTGTTGCTGTGGGTCTATTATTCTTCGGCACTCGTTCTGCTCGGAGCGGTGGTCACCCATGAGTGCCAATGCCGCCGCCCCGTCACGCTGGATGATTCCGCCATACTTCCTGGCTAG
- a CDS encoding GNAT family N-acetyltransferase translates to MRPEDRDAVVAILTSSDPWKRLGFTAVDWGRIFSPLPVGRDTFVLEGEGLVLGIAIVRRKFLFGDYLELLGISPTATGRGFGSRLLSHIESLTFARAPNLFACVSDFNDGARAFYRKQGYKEIGPMPNFLIPGYAEILLRKTSGPAKTM, encoded by the coding sequence ATGCGGCCTGAAGATCGCGATGCCGTGGTCGCCATCCTGACCAGCTCCGATCCTTGGAAGCGGCTCGGCTTTACGGCCGTTGACTGGGGACGCATCTTTTCCCCGCTCCCCGTCGGCCGGGACACGTTTGTCCTCGAAGGGGAAGGCCTGGTGCTCGGCATCGCCATCGTACGCAGAAAATTCCTCTTCGGCGATTATTTGGAACTGCTTGGCATCTCGCCGACAGCCACCGGCCGGGGGTTCGGAAGCCGCTTGCTGTCGCACATCGAATCGCTCACCTTCGCACGAGCCCCGAACCTGTTCGCCTGCGTATCAGACTTCAACGACGGCGCCCGCGCGTTCTATCGCAAGCAGGGGTATAAGGAAATCGGTCCCATGCCGAATTTCCTCATTCCCGGATACGCCGAAATTCTGCTCCGGAAGACGAGCGGGCCCGCGAAAACGATGTGA